In Fusarium oxysporum Fo47 chromosome XII, complete sequence, one DNA window encodes the following:
- a CDS encoding and other transporter-domain-containing protein, with the protein MSEDNARKRPRQPASDPRYPRKRSLKACHVCRARKTKCDNVQPTCGFCASLNISCSYDNTEKDHSTFDPASLEILRQLGQIISSQDELTQTVRSIAASQSHAGLGAAQNVHVAEGLNWDANVQAQQLPYYDCSGGQSDSNSTTPAASASVAAVRWFGILANDASNEAFPDADAPLGLDGELLDTSPDGQADSDITPLQKATRIIDAQPPTRDAVNDHAANVSEESLWQAPRSISLLDREQTLFQNFLHRICSWLDLFDPARTFSTRVPHLAVRNAGLLNAILALSCYHQSLDESIPSNQRPSQNTALQYYYQTLHYVQKAMRYSTYQNSQELMATTLMVSTYEMLRGSRKDWQQHLQGVFWILRSRQIEVETSSLESTTWWAWLRQDIWVAFREKRRTYSTWMPKKGYADLDSHELASRAVWIMAQVINFCAVDSSAEVEGLTGRIGWAKALRKMLDEWRSHLTVEFSALPTMGNRESEVFQPNLIHPQCFGLAVQLHHCSKILITAHEPHLDGIQGLLKRQKEIQESIKMVCGIGMTLTEDASSMLSSQCLFIAYTAGMFMQNPRERECVVEMLDTCQERCGWPTPSLRSELGQIWENPDALWDVGFCRPDTELNEYTRQVTSCTVICCITGARGSPPAQPPTAQCFCILQYLLTYTSKPLQTDSLRLYPRLPASSAKPIIESRARDSPPACFAGALFGVDAGIIGGVLAMPDFKREFGLDTRPKEDAADLAGNLVTTMQAGAIAGALLSSPFADRKGRKPALLLVAVTGFIGGIMQAFSYGHLSVFYIGRFVEGLGLGAGTMLAPTYVSENSPRAIRGFLVGFFQLLLVLGGMTAYFINYGSLLHLPGKATWMVPLACQSICPALLFFSMLFCPESPRWLASRDQWEKAGAVLSDVRKLPVDHAYIQQELLELKTQIDQEREVMQDTGFWAIQKECWTLPWNRKRALLTVAIVTLGQWTGTGAINYYAPTIFSGLGLSSTTTALFAQGIYGVVKVVTCLIFIFFLADSLGRRKSFMFGGAIQAFCMFFVGFYLRFGPEPGEGDHPPPAGIAALAMIYIFAAAFNMSWGPVSWIYVSEIPTNRLRAYNVALASFTHWVHNLAVSKSTPVMLLHDPWRAYFIFGSFNLFMAIAAYWIPETKGISLERMDEVFGVADFSNVEDVGIAARRAKRIDDEDVEDIQAPNKS; encoded by the exons ATGTCGGAGGACAATGCACGCAAGCGACCGCGTCAACCCGCGTCCGATCCGCGATATCCCAGGAAGAGGAGTCTCAAGGCGTGTCATGTATGCAGAGCGCGTAAGACAAAGTGTGATAATGTGCAGCCGACGTGTGGATTCTGTGCGTCGTTGAATATTTCTTGTTCGTATGATAATACTGAGAAGGATCATTCTAC CTTTGATCCTGCGAGTCTGGAGATCCTGAGACAGTTGGGGCAGATTATTAGTTCGCAGGATGAGTTGACGCAGACTGTGCGATCGATTGCTGCGTCGCAGTCGCACGCCGGTTTGGGTGCTGCTCAGAATGTACATGTCGCTGAGGGTTTGAACTGGGATGCGAATGTTCAGGCACAGCAGCTACCCTACTATGACTGTTCTGGAGGACAATCCGactcaaactcaacaacaccagcagcatCAGCCAGCGTCGCTGCAGTTCGATGGTTCGGCATCCTCGCCAACGATGCATCGAACGAAGCCTTCCCAGACGCTGATGCACCCTTGGGTCTCGACGGTGAATTGCTTGATACATCACCCGACGGTCAAGCAGATAGCGACATCACGCCATTGCAGAAAGCAACAAGGATCATCGATGCTCAACCACCGACCCGGGATGCAGTCAATGATCATGCAGCGAATGTTTCCGAAGAAAGCTTATGGCAGGCCCCGCGGAGTATATCACTCCTCGATCGAGAACAGACCTTGTTTCAGAACTTCTTGCACCGCATATGTTCATGG CTTGACTTGTTTGACCCAGCTCGGACATTTTCTACACGAGTTCCCCATCTAGCAGTCCGAAATGCAGGTCTTCTCAACGCCATTCTCGCATTATCATGCTATCACCAATCTCTCGACGAAAGCATCCCTTCCAATCAACGTCCGTCTCAAAACACAGCTCTGCAGTATTATTACCAAACATTACACTACGTTCAGAAAGCTATGCGTTATTCGACGTATCAGAATAGTCAGGAACTCATGGCGACAACGCTTATGGTCTCAACGTATGAGATGCTACGAGGGTCACGCAAAGATTGGCAACAACATCTCCAAGGTGTCTTCTGGATCTTGAGATCTCGCCAGATTGAAGTTGAAACATCGAGCCTTGAAAGTACGACGTGGTGGGCTTGGTTACGACAGGATATTTGGGTTGCTTTCCGtgagaagaggagaacaTATAGTACATGGATGCCCAAGAAGGGATACGCGGATCTAGATAGTCATGAGTTAGCTTCGCGTGCTGTATGGATAATGGCGCAAGTTATTAACTTTTGCGCTGTTGATTCGTCTGCTGAAGTGGAAGGGTTGACGGGGAGGATTGGTTGGGCGAAGGCtttgaggaagatgttggATGAGTGGCGGTCTCATCTTACAGTTGAGTTCTCAGCGTTGCCGACCATGGGGAATCGTGAGAGTGAAGTGTTTCAGCCAAATTTGATACATCCTCAATGCTTTG GACTCGCTGTGCAGCTTCACCATTGCTCCAAGATCCTCATCACCGCACATGAACCCCATTTAGACGGCATCCAAGGCCTACTCAAGCGCCAGAAGGAGATTCAAGAGAGTATAAAGATGGTATGCGGAATTGGCATGACGCTTACAGAGGATGCATCGAGCATGCTGTCCTCACAATGTCTCTTCATTG CTTATACAGCCGGGATGTTCATGCAGAATCCCAGAGAGCGAGAATGTGTAGTAGAAATGCTGGATACATGTCAAGAGAGATGTGGTTGGCCTACACCTTCATTAAGATCAGAACTGGGACAGATTTGGGAGAACCCAGATGCACTTTGGGATG TGGGATTTTGTCGCCCAGATACTGAATTGAACGAATATACGAGACAGGTTACATCATGCACGGTGATTTGTTGTATTACGGGCGCAAGAGGCAGCCCTCCCGCTCAGCCCCCAAC CGCACAATGCTTCTGTATTCTGCAATACTTGCTGACCTATACATCAAAACCCCTCCAAACCGATAGCCTACGCCTCTACCCGAGACTCCCCGCGTCGTCCGCCAAGCCCATCATCGAATCACGCGCCCGAGACTCCCCGCCG GCGTGTTTTGCTGGAGCGCTGTTTGGAGTCGATGCAGGTATTATTGGTGGCGTGCTGGCTATGCCAGACTTCAAACG GGAGTTTGGTCTTGACACTCGGCCAAAAGAAGACGCAGCTGATCTAGCAGGAAACCTCGTCACGACAATGCAAGCCGGTGCTATCGCTGGAGCTCTCCTGTCCAGTCCATTTGCCGATCGCAAGGGTCGAAAGCCAGCGCTGCTTCTTGTTGCGGTGACGGGTTTCATCGGTGGTATCATGCAAGCGTTTTCTTACGGTCACCTCTCAGTCTTCTATATCGGACG ATTCGTCGAAGGTCTCGGTCTCGGCGCAGGAACAATGCTCGCTCCAACATACGTCTCCGAAAACTCCCCCCGCGCAATCCGCGGGTTTCTCGTCGGCTTcttccaactcctcctcgtcctcggCGGCATGACAGCCTATTTCATCAACTACGGCTCCCTTCTGCATCTCCCCGGTAAAGCAACATGGATGGTCCCCCTAGCGTGCCAATCCATCTGTCCAGCATtactcttcttcagcatGCTCTTTTGTCCAGAATCGCCACGCTGGCTAGCGTCTCGAGATCAGTGGGAGAAGGCTGGAGCTGTTCTTTCAGATGTGAGAAAGTTGCCGGTGGATCATGCGTATATTCAGCAGGAGCTGTTGGAGTTGAAGACGCAGATTGATCAGGAGAGGGAGGTCATGCAGGATACGGGGTTCTGGGCTATTCAGAAAGAGTGTTGGACTTTACCGTGGAATAGGAAGAGAGCGCTTTTGACGGTGGCTATTGTTACGCTTGGGCAATGGACGGGG ACTGGTGCTATTAACTACTACGCACCAACT ATCTTCAGCGGTTTAGGTCTCAGCAGTACAACAACTGCACTGTTCGCACAAGGA ATCTACGGCGTCGTCAAAGTCGTTACATGTttgatcttcatcttcttcctcgccgATTCCCTCGGTCGTCGCAAGTCATTCATGTTCGGCGGTGCAATCCAAGCATTCTGCATGTTCTTCGTCGGTTTT TATCTCCGCTTCGGTCCTGAGCCTGGAGAGGGCGACCATCCTCCTCCGGCGGGGATTGCTGCTTTGGCCATGATATACATCTTTGCTGCGGCATTCAACATGAGTTGGGGTCCTGTCT CATGGATCTATGTCTCTGAAATTCCAACGAATCGACTTCGTGCATACAACGTTGCCCTCGCATCCTTTACTCACTGGGTACATAACCTTGCAGTATCAAAGTCAACGCCAGTCATGCTTTTGCACGATCCATGGAGAGCGTACTTCATCTTTGGATCGTTTAACCTGTTCATGGCGATTGCTGCATACTGGATCCCAGAAACCAAGGGC ATCTCACTGGAACGCATGGATGAAGTCTTTGGCGTCGCGGACTTTTCCAACGTCGAAGATGTCGGCATCGCAGCACGCCGCGCAAAACGAatcgacgacgaagacgtGGAAGACATCCAAGCCCCCAACAAATCCTAA
- a CDS encoding uncharacterized protein (domain of unknown function-domain containing protein), giving the protein MRIEKFPLSPPGLEELVAKLQAPLAANYEHSTVSVVSCPDLRQAPYHLATEGLSGDEKIADVGGQPNLFPRPKMDCVWSMTELAEAMDMDPAKGGLLGAGAGPHPVIGQNCELAPNIGWQGSFENVKNESRYAKIDKETSAVHVDKSPSLDCALMINLFGSSGNPGPVIKITARKRTGSERSFAECIRKGLRQAYGDEQTVSLGGLFLVKKGKAKYHIMPDFPAEKDLPFNNRKDVDSWLTFHDYDAPMLCLSVLHSADREGRMGLRIEHTHCYATDGKNAGGHYHYDLDDTEDAIEYEAYFNTAKMIYRLDRPN; this is encoded by the coding sequence aTGCGCATAGAAAAGTTTCCCTTATCTCCGCCTGGCTTGGAAGAGCTGGTAGCTAAACTTCAAGCACCCTTGGCAGCCAATTATGAGCACTCCACAGTGAGTGTTGTGTCCTGCCCGGATCTTCGGCAAGCGCCCTACCATCTAGCTACCGAGGGGTTATCAGGAGATGAGAAGATAGCAGATGTAGGAGGTCAACCGAATTTGTTCCCGCGCCCAAAGATGGATTGCGTTTGGTCCATGACTGAGCTTGCAGAGGCTATGGACATGGATCCTGCGAAGGGGGGATTACTTGGTGCTGGAGCTGGCCCGCATCCCGTTATCGGGCAGAACTGTGAACTTGCGCCAAATATTGGCTGGCAAGGTAGCTTTGAGAATGTCAAGAATGAGAGTCGCTATGCAAAGATCGACAAGGAGACAAGCGCTGTGCATGTCGACAAGAGTCCTTCTTTGGACTGCGCCTTGATGATCAACTTGTTCGGCTCCTCAGGCAATCCGGGACCTGTGATCAAGATCACAGCTCGAAAGAGGACCGGCTCTGAAAGAAGTTTTGCAGAGTGTATCCGAAAAGGTCTCCGTCAAGCCTACGGTGATGAGCAGACTGTCAGTCTCGGTGGACTCTTCTTGGTCAAAAAAGGCAAGGCAAAATACCATATCATGCCTGACTTCCCCGCCGAGAAAGATTTGCCATTCAATAATCGCAAAGATGTTGATAGTTGGTTGACCTTTCACGACTATGATGCACCAATGCTTTGTTTGTCAGTCCTGCATTCGGCCGATCGTGAAGGAAGGATGGGTTTGCGGATTGAGCATACACATTGTTACGCTACAGACGGAAAAAATGCTGGAGGCCATTATCATTATGATTTGGACGATACGGAGGATGCTATTGAGTATGAGGCGTATTTCAATACTGCCAAAATGATATATCGACTAGACAGGCCAAATTGA
- a CDS encoding bulb-type lectin domain-containing protein yields the protein MGRLDNDNWLYPGDSLTSDSGSNEFRMQEDGKIAIYWEGEFVWQNTEDQRDDIKGVHLQDDGNFVLYTHDDEAVWASDTCGHGDEVYLAVQDDGNVVLYKGEDDEAEAIWATSTNQI from the exons ATGGGCAGACTCGACAACGACAACTGGCTGTACCCAGGCGACAGCCTCACCAGCGATAGCGGCAGCAACGAATTCAGGATGCAAGAAGACGGCAAGATCGCTATCTACTGGGAAGGTGAATTTGTGTGGCAGAACACAGAAGACCAGCGCGACGACATCAAGGGagttcatcttcaagatgacgGAAACTTTGTCTTGTA TACCCATGACGACGAAGCTGTTTGGGCTTCTGACACTTGTGGCCACGGCGATGAGGTCTATCTCGCTGTGCAGGATGATGGAAATGTTGTCTTGTACAAgggcgaggatgatgaggcaGAGGCCATCTGGGCGACTAGCACCAACCAGATTTAA